A single genomic interval of Lewinellaceae bacterium harbors:
- a CDS encoding CotH kinase family protein → MKRSILILSSLFFLSSLSSVMAQDDFYDVKSIQEIKINFEQDNWRYVLDSLRFNGEGLLLGSIEINGQKFKDIGVRYRGSRSFQPGNKRNSLYIKLNFIDKEQNYQGQQTVKLSSALRDPSMVREVLGYEIARQYMPAPRANYTKVIVNGEYYGLFVNVEPIDEAFLSQYFSNGDGTFVQCAPNLVEEEPQGCKSDVFGSLQYDNSAKCYLHNFVLLSESGWDDLIELTYVLNQKPDEVSRVLDVDRTLWMLAFNNLLVNLSSYTGRYSENYYLYKNEQGQFVPILYDLNLCFGSYKNTGIGSDLKLKELSEMDPLLHIDNPAKPLISRLLGNEEYQKIYLAHIRTMMSDFFRREQYAERAKELQDLIRKDFEEDTNRYYSMEDFNASLTETIGKRSRIPGLKELMGPRTAYLKENALLSVVPPEVTDVSVSRRERFSSEKVTDFKIQARIDKFPKNVVLYYRFDHSAPFSKAEMRDDGKHNDGEAEDNVFGAVVKPNNGSNTIEYYIFAENAKAVAFDPPRYMHEQHTASLEDLNN, encoded by the coding sequence ATGAAAAGAAGCATTCTGATCTTATCCAGCCTATTTTTCCTGAGTTCTTTATCCTCGGTTATGGCCCAAGACGATTTCTACGATGTGAAGTCCATACAAGAGATAAAGATCAACTTTGAGCAGGACAACTGGCGTTATGTGCTGGACTCGCTGCGTTTCAACGGCGAGGGCTTGCTGCTGGGGTCCATTGAGATCAATGGCCAGAAGTTCAAAGACATCGGCGTCCGCTATCGCGGCAGCCGTTCCTTCCAACCCGGCAACAAGCGCAACAGCCTCTACATCAAGCTCAACTTTATAGATAAGGAGCAGAACTACCAGGGCCAGCAGACGGTAAAGCTGTCGAGCGCCCTGCGCGACCCGAGCATGGTGCGGGAAGTCCTGGGTTATGAGATCGCCAGGCAGTACATGCCGGCGCCCCGCGCCAACTACACGAAGGTGATTGTCAACGGGGAGTACTACGGGCTGTTCGTCAACGTAGAGCCGATCGACGAGGCTTTCCTGTCCCAGTATTTCAGCAATGGAGACGGCACCTTTGTGCAGTGTGCGCCCAATCTGGTGGAAGAAGAACCCCAGGGGTGCAAGAGCGATGTTTTCGGCTCCCTGCAGTACGACAACAGCGCCAAGTGTTACCTTCACAACTTCGTGTTGCTTTCCGAATCGGGATGGGACGACCTCATCGAGCTGACCTACGTCCTCAATCAAAAACCGGACGAGGTCAGCCGCGTACTGGATGTGGACCGTACCCTCTGGATGCTGGCCTTCAACAACCTGCTGGTGAACCTCAGCAGCTACACCGGCCGGTATAGTGAAAACTACTACCTTTATAAAAACGAGCAGGGGCAGTTTGTGCCCATCCTGTACGACCTCAACCTCTGTTTTGGCAGTTACAAGAACACGGGCATTGGCTCCGACCTCAAGCTCAAGGAATTGTCGGAGATGGATCCCCTGCTTCACATCGACAACCCGGCCAAACCGCTGATCAGCCGCCTGCTGGGCAACGAGGAATACCAGAAAATCTACCTGGCGCACATACGCACCATGATGAGCGACTTTTTCCGGAGGGAACAGTATGCCGAACGGGCCAAGGAACTGCAGGACCTGATCCGCAAGGATTTTGAGGAAGACACCAACCGCTATTACAGCATGGAGGACTTCAATGCCAGCCTCACCGAAACCATCGGCAAGCGGAGCCGCATTCCCGGCCTCAAGGAGCTGATGGGGCCGCGCACGGCCTATTTGAAAGAGAATGCGCTGTTGTCGGTAGTGCCTCCCGAAGTAACCGACGTGTCGGTTAGCCGCCGGGAGCGGTTCTCCTCGGAAAAGGTGACGGACTTTAAAATCCAGGCCCGGATCGATAAGTTTCCCAAAAATGTAGTGTTGTACTATCGTTTCGACCACTCCGCCCCGTTCAGCAAAGCGGAGATGCGGGACGATGGGAAGCACAACGACGGAGAGGCGGAAGATAATGTGTTCGGCGCCGTGGTGAAGCCCAATAACGGGAGCAATACGATAGAGTATTACATATTTGCTGAAAACGCTAAAGCCGTGGCCTTCGATCCGCCGCGGTACATGCACGAGCAGCATACCGCCAGCCTGGAAGATTTGAACAATTAG
- a CDS encoding asparaginase — translation MIQVFVTGGTFDKEYNYITGKLYFKDTHLPSMFDLGRCSLEIDLKTLMMVDSLEMREEDREIIAYNCRRCAYDKILITHGTDRIVETARYLAEHPVEGKTIVLTGAMIPYAFGTSSDGFFNLGSALAFVQALPPGVYVAMNGRHFHWDNVKKNTKTGFFEEINS, via the coding sequence ATGATCCAAGTATTCGTAACCGGCGGCACCTTCGACAAGGAATACAACTACATTACCGGCAAGTTGTATTTCAAAGACACCCATTTGCCCAGCATGTTCGACCTGGGGCGATGCAGCCTCGAGATCGACCTGAAAACCCTCATGATGGTGGACAGCCTGGAGATGCGGGAAGAAGACCGGGAGATCATCGCCTACAACTGCCGCCGCTGCGCTTATGATAAGATTCTCATTACTCATGGCACAGACCGCATCGTGGAAACGGCCCGCTACCTGGCCGAGCACCCCGTAGAGGGGAAAACGATCGTGCTGACCGGCGCTATGATTCCTTATGCCTTCGGGACTTCCTCCGACGGGTTCTTCAACCTGGGCAGCGCCCTGGCCTTTGTTCAGGCCCTCCCGCCCGGCGTTTACGTGGCCATGAATGGCCGGCATTTCCACTGGGACAATGTGAAGAAGAACACCAAAACGGGCTTTTTTGAAGAAATAAACAGTTGA
- a CDS encoding insulinase family protein yields the protein MRNIKLIVAFLTLFAVQGLWAQDDDFRKTAPAPGPAPKIQFGEYEEFTLDNGLHVIAVENHKLPRIAFNLLVDVPPVKEGEFAGAAEMAGDMLGRGTANRSKAEIDAAVDFIGANFSTSEDGMFGTCLTRHKDKLLEVMADVLLHPSFPEEEFEKLKKKRLSGLSFQKDDPNYIAGSVAKVLRFGGHPYGEVPTEQSIGAITADRCKAYYENYFMPNCSYLAIIGDIKPEEAKKIAEQYFGEWKKGTLSKDFFERPEVPSEPVVAFVDKPGAVQSVINITYPVNLKPGTEDVIATNVLNTLLGSGGLNSRLNLNIREDKGYSYGVSSTLAYDKYVGYFSAGGSVRNEVTDSAIVEFLYEMNRLRDELVSEGELQSTKNYITGSFARAMESPETVARLALNTARYKLPKDYYANYLKNVNAVTPAQLQEAARKYILPGQAYIVAVGNKAEVADKLGRFAGSGEVAFYDAEGKPLSGMDDALPEGLTALDVVENYLAAIGGREQLEAVKDMTLNMSTTVQGMAMQMTMQRKDPGKMAMKVEMNGSVINETRYDGERGMMSAMGQEQKLEGEDAKSLKDQAMLFPELEYNKDGYVLALEGIEPVDGKKAYRIQVANPSGNQSTHYFDAQTGLKVKSIVTQEGPQGTVTVTNELGGYKEVNGIRVPHEMRTTGAAPFPINLKVESVEINTGLSDDIFKVEE from the coding sequence ATGAGAAATATAAAACTGATCGTCGCGTTTCTAACCCTTTTTGCCGTACAGGGCCTATGGGCTCAGGATGATGATTTTCGGAAAACGGCGCCGGCGCCAGGCCCTGCTCCCAAAATCCAGTTTGGAGAATACGAGGAGTTCACGCTGGACAACGGCCTGCATGTGATCGCGGTGGAAAACCACAAACTGCCCCGCATTGCGTTCAACCTGCTGGTGGATGTGCCGCCGGTGAAGGAAGGAGAATTTGCCGGCGCGGCCGAGATGGCAGGCGATATGCTGGGCCGCGGCACCGCCAACCGCTCCAAGGCGGAGATCGATGCGGCTGTGGATTTTATCGGCGCCAATTTCAGCACCAGTGAGGACGGGATGTTCGGAACCTGCCTGACCCGGCACAAAGACAAGTTGCTGGAAGTAATGGCGGATGTGCTCCTGCACCCTTCCTTCCCGGAAGAGGAGTTCGAGAAGCTGAAAAAGAAGCGCCTTTCCGGATTGTCGTTTCAAAAGGATGACCCCAACTATATAGCAGGCAGTGTGGCGAAGGTGCTGCGTTTTGGCGGCCACCCCTATGGAGAGGTGCCCACCGAGCAAAGCATCGGGGCCATCACGGCCGATCGGTGCAAAGCGTATTATGAGAACTATTTCATGCCCAATTGTTCCTACCTCGCCATCATCGGCGACATCAAACCGGAAGAGGCGAAAAAGATCGCGGAACAATATTTCGGCGAATGGAAAAAGGGTACGCTTTCCAAAGACTTTTTCGAGCGCCCGGAAGTGCCTTCCGAGCCGGTAGTTGCTTTTGTGGACAAGCCCGGAGCGGTGCAGTCGGTCATCAATATCACCTATCCGGTCAACCTCAAGCCTGGCACGGAAGACGTCATCGCCACCAATGTGCTGAATACGCTGCTGGGCAGCGGCGGCCTCAACAGCCGGCTCAACCTCAATATCCGGGAAGACAAAGGTTACTCCTATGGCGTCAGTTCCACGCTTGCCTATGACAAATACGTCGGGTACTTTTCCGCCGGCGGCAGCGTGCGCAACGAGGTGACCGACAGCGCCATCGTGGAATTCCTGTACGAGATGAACCGCCTGCGGGATGAGCTGGTTTCTGAAGGGGAATTGCAAAGCACCAAGAACTACATCACCGGCAGCTTTGCCCGCGCCATGGAAAGCCCGGAGACGGTCGCCCGCCTGGCCCTTAATACAGCCCGTTATAAACTACCCAAGGATTACTACGCCAACTACTTGAAAAATGTGAATGCCGTTACTCCTGCGCAGTTGCAGGAAGCAGCCAGGAAGTACATCCTCCCCGGCCAGGCCTACATCGTGGCGGTGGGCAATAAAGCCGAAGTGGCGGATAAGCTGGGGCGTTTTGCCGGCAGCGGAGAGGTGGCTTTTTACGATGCGGAGGGCAAGCCCCTGTCCGGTATGGATGATGCCCTGCCCGAGGGCCTCACCGCGCTGGATGTCGTGGAGAATTACCTGGCGGCCATCGGCGGACGGGAGCAACTGGAGGCCGTAAAAGACATGACCCTGAACATGAGCACCACCGTGCAGGGGATGGCCATGCAGATGACCATGCAACGCAAAGACCCGGGTAAAATGGCCATGAAAGTAGAAATGAACGGGTCAGTGATCAACGAAACCCGCTACGATGGAGAACGCGGCATGATGAGCGCCATGGGCCAGGAGCAAAAACTGGAAGGCGAAGACGCCAAAAGCCTGAAAGACCAGGCCATGCTCTTCCCCGAACTCGAATACAACAAAGACGGATATGTGCTGGCGCTCGAAGGCATTGAGCCGGTGGATGGCAAAAAAGCTTACCGAATACAAGTGGCCAACCCGAGCGGGAACCAGTCTACCCATTATTTCGACGCCCAAACCGGGCTGAAAGTCAAAAGCATCGTCACCCAGGAAGGCCCTCAGGGCACCGTCACCGTAACCAATGAATTGGGAGGCTATAAGGAAGTGAACGGCATCCGGGTGCCCCATGAAATGAGAACCACCGGAGCAGCGCCTTTCCCGATCAATCTAAAGGTAGAGTCGGTCGAGATCAATACCGGCCTTTCTGACGATATCTTTAAGGTGGAGGAATAG